The following proteins come from a genomic window of Aquimarina sp. MAR_2010_214:
- a CDS encoding GEVED domain-containing protein — translation MKRILTIAIAFFTVMSFAQTQLQKPSELVAQQKSSGSNFETTQLFTTVDQKSNLQIPKELKDYVLLSLDQSKMKSLQGNFPNTMNLSIPGQKSAMSLDLVKVSIRTDDFSAIDMPSGKVLSRDNVAHYRGVVKGQTNSLVALSFYEDNVSGFISIDGQDGNMVVGPVSNSKSHILYKDKEISHLYDFSCQVEDDIEKGGYTIEELADNPQSKAAAKCVKVFFDICTDIVNDKGGAQQASNYIEAVFNQVAALYANDQISIKLSGTKAWTSNQPFSNNDLNSYISYKNSNGLNGDLAHMVNYSYGGGLAGGIGTLCNSSRKAAVSGIKGSYQNIPTYSFDVFLISHEMGHNVGSRHTHACVWNGNNTAIDGCAGFTEGGCSLPGNPSGGGTIMSYCPKTTVGVNFNKGFGSQPANVIRNYIAGSSCLQACDGNPDPTNYCASNGKNTSDEYISKVVLGTINKTSVAGSGGYSDFTAESTNLSKGTSNTITITPTWTGTVYNEAYAVWIDYNQDGDFKDSGELVWSKSASKTTPVSGSFSVVSGAKDGSTRMRVSMKYNGIPTSCESFQYGEVEDYTVVIGAKTEANSNLCDNGISYDVSANYESGDRVTYNGSLYERTATGWTNLGSCGDKFAGYKENGSVGELQFKAFPNPVKNLLNLEINNVKSASSQISIKDINGRTLEIIDLKTPPGGNVVRKTVDISKLSTGIYFVQVTTSSRTLTQKIFVK, via the coding sequence ATGAAACGTATATTAACAATTGCCATTGCCTTTTTTACGGTAATGAGCTTTGCACAAACTCAATTACAAAAACCCAGTGAACTTGTAGCCCAGCAAAAGTCTTCAGGTTCAAATTTTGAAACTACTCAACTTTTTACTACAGTTGATCAAAAAAGTAATCTACAAATTCCGAAAGAACTTAAGGATTATGTGTTACTTTCATTAGATCAGAGTAAAATGAAATCTTTACAAGGTAATTTCCCAAATACGATGAACTTAAGTATTCCGGGTCAGAAATCAGCAATGTCACTAGACCTTGTTAAAGTAAGCATTAGAACCGATGATTTTTCGGCTATAGATATGCCTTCGGGTAAGGTACTTTCTCGTGATAACGTAGCACACTATCGAGGTGTGGTAAAAGGTCAGACTAACTCTCTGGTAGCTCTAAGTTTTTATGAAGATAACGTATCTGGTTTTATTAGTATCGATGGTCAGGATGGTAATATGGTAGTTGGACCTGTGAGTAATAGTAAGAGCCATATTCTATATAAAGACAAGGAAATTAGTCATTTGTATGATTTTTCTTGTCAGGTAGAAGATGATATAGAAAAAGGAGGATACACTATTGAAGAATTGGCTGATAACCCACAAAGTAAAGCAGCAGCAAAGTGCGTAAAAGTATTCTTCGATATATGTACTGATATTGTTAACGATAAGGGAGGAGCCCAGCAGGCTTCTAATTATATCGAAGCGGTGTTTAATCAGGTAGCTGCTCTATATGCAAATGATCAAATATCTATCAAATTATCGGGTACCAAAGCCTGGACTTCTAATCAGCCGTTTAGTAATAATGATCTGAACAGCTATATCAGCTATAAAAACAGTAATGGTCTTAATGGAGATTTAGCTCATATGGTGAATTATAGTTATGGAGGAGGATTAGCCGGAGGAATCGGAACGCTGTGTAACTCATCAAGAAAAGCTGCAGTTTCTGGTATCAAAGGTAGTTATCAAAATATACCTACCTATTCTTTTGATGTATTCTTAATATCTCATGAGATGGGGCATAATGTAGGATCACGACATACACATGCATGTGTGTGGAATGGTAACAACACAGCAATAGATGGTTGTGCTGGTTTTACAGAAGGAGGTTGCTCGCTACCAGGAAATCCTTCAGGAGGAGGAACCATTATGAGTTATTGCCCAAAAACTACTGTTGGAGTAAACTTTAATAAAGGATTCGGTTCACAACCCGCTAATGTGATTCGTAATTATATTGCAGGATCAAGTTGTTTACAGGCATGCGATGGTAATCCAGATCCAACAAATTATTGTGCTTCTAATGGAAAAAACACATCTGATGAATATATCAGTAAAGTTGTTTTAGGAACAATTAATAAAACATCTGTAGCAGGAAGTGGGGGATATAGTGATTTTACTGCAGAAAGTACTAATCTTTCTAAAGGAACATCAAATACTATTACTATCACACCAACATGGACAGGAACTGTATATAATGAAGCATATGCAGTATGGATTGATTATAATCAAGATGGGGATTTTAAAGACTCTGGAGAGTTGGTTTGGAGTAAATCGGCTTCAAAAACAACACCTGTGAGTGGTAGTTTTTCAGTGGTGTCAGGAGCAAAAGATGGAAGTACAAGAATGAGAGTTTCTATGAAATACAATGGAATTCCTACGTCTTGTGAATCTTTTCAGTATGGAGAAGTAGAGGATTATACTGTAGTTATTGGAGCAAAAACAGAAGCTAACTCTAATCTTTGCGACAATGGTATTTCTTATGATGTTTCTGCAAACTATGAATCTGGTGATCGAGTAACCTATAATGGATCTTTGTATGAAAGAACTGCTACAGGGTGGACTAACTTAGGATCTTGTGGAGATAAATTTGCAGGTTATAAAGAAAATGGATCAGTAGGAGAATTACAATTTAAAGCATTCCCTAACCCAGTAAAAAATCTTTTAAACCTGGAAATTAATAATGTGAAATCCGCTTCTTCTCAGATCAGTATCAAGGATATAAACGGAAGAACATTGGAGATCATTGACCTTAAAACACCTCCGGGAGGAAATGTAGTAAGAAAAACAGTAGACATAAGTAAGTTATCTACTGGTATCTATTTTGTGCAAGTTACTACTAGTAGTAGAACGCTTACTCAAAAGATTTTTGTAAAATAA
- a CDS encoding S9 family peptidase yields MKKLLTLSMGLLLFYSCKQEKKEEIAQPIKIDQYSIEQFMDNENAFSNGFSADKSKVLITSNRSGIYNMYTVATDGGELMPVTKSDSASVFGISYFPEDDRILFRMDGNGDEIHKIFVKDSSGIKRLTPEKNVRATFIGWAKDGKSFFYGTNERDPKYMDHYEMDIADFTSKLIYQNIDGMDFGGMSEDRKYILLTQPSTMNDNDLFLMNTKTKEKVKINENISGNSPEDFSPDGKSFYYTTDDNAEFSYLMKYNLEDGSKEKVLEKKWDISGFYFTRDGKYQVMFTNEDAKTVMEVKEVATGNTIDFPAIEDQQINSAQFSRDESMALLRVGGSNTPTNSYSYDLATKKYHKLTDVLNKDINADHLVTSEVVRFKSFDGLDIPAIYYKPKQATVDHKVPALVWVHGGPGGQSRQGFSSVIQYLVNHGYAVLAVNNRGSSGYGKTFFKMDDRNHGDKDLKDCVAGKDWLAKQDIVDADKIGIIGGSYGGYMTMAALTYTPEEFKVGVNIFGVTNWLRTLKSIPPWWESFKEALYTEMGDPNTADSVRLRQISPLFHTEKVTKPLIVLQGAKDPRVLKVESDEIVEGVKKSGVPVEYVLFEDEGHGFVKKENQIEAYGRILKFLDKYLKSTGTEMINDGKTESTKIDSES; encoded by the coding sequence ATGAAAAAACTACTCACACTTAGTATGGGTTTGCTCCTCTTCTATTCTTGTAAGCAAGAAAAAAAAGAAGAAATAGCTCAGCCTATCAAAATCGACCAGTATTCCATAGAACAATTTATGGATAACGAAAACGCGTTTTCGAATGGATTTTCTGCAGATAAATCCAAAGTGCTTATAACCAGTAACCGCTCAGGGATTTATAATATGTATACTGTTGCTACCGATGGTGGCGAACTTATGCCTGTAACCAAATCTGATAGTGCTTCAGTTTTTGGGATATCTTATTTTCCTGAAGATGATAGAATTTTATTCAGAATGGATGGTAATGGTGATGAAATTCATAAAATATTTGTCAAAGACAGCTCTGGTATCAAACGCCTAACTCCAGAAAAAAATGTTAGAGCCACATTTATAGGATGGGCCAAAGATGGTAAAAGTTTCTTTTATGGTACGAACGAACGAGATCCAAAATATATGGATCATTATGAGATGGATATTGCTGATTTTACATCTAAGTTGATTTATCAAAATATCGATGGAATGGATTTTGGCGGAATGTCTGAAGATAGGAAATACATCTTATTAACACAGCCTTCAACAATGAATGATAATGATCTCTTTTTAATGAATACTAAAACAAAAGAGAAAGTCAAAATCAATGAAAATATAAGCGGTAATTCTCCTGAAGATTTTTCTCCAGATGGTAAATCATTCTATTATACTACAGATGATAATGCAGAATTTAGTTACCTAATGAAATATAACCTTGAAGATGGTAGTAAAGAAAAGGTTTTAGAAAAAAAATGGGATATTTCTGGTTTTTACTTCACCCGAGACGGAAAATACCAGGTAATGTTTACCAATGAAGATGCTAAGACGGTTATGGAGGTAAAAGAAGTTGCAACGGGGAATACTATTGATTTTCCTGCTATTGAAGATCAACAAATTAATAGTGCACAATTTTCAAGAGATGAATCTATGGCTTTACTTCGTGTCGGTGGGTCAAATACACCTACAAATTCATACTCTTATGATCTTGCTACCAAAAAATATCATAAGCTTACAGATGTTTTAAACAAGGATATTAATGCAGATCATTTGGTTACTTCAGAAGTAGTTCGTTTTAAATCTTTTGATGGATTAGACATTCCTGCAATATATTACAAACCAAAACAAGCTACTGTTGATCATAAAGTACCTGCATTGGTTTGGGTTCATGGTGGTCCCGGAGGACAATCCAGACAAGGATTTAGTTCTGTAATTCAATATCTGGTAAATCATGGATATGCTGTACTAGCTGTTAATAATAGAGGTAGTAGTGGTTATGGTAAGACTTTTTTCAAAATGGATGATCGAAATCACGGAGATAAAGATCTAAAAGATTGTGTTGCAGGAAAAGACTGGTTGGCAAAACAAGATATCGTAGACGCTGATAAAATAGGAATCATCGGTGGTTCTTATGGAGGGTATATGACCATGGCAGCACTTACCTATACTCCAGAAGAGTTTAAGGTTGGAGTAAATATTTTTGGAGTTACGAATTGGCTAAGAACATTAAAAAGTATTCCGCCATGGTGGGAGTCTTTTAAAGAAGCATTATATACAGAAATGGGAGATCCAAATACTGCTGATTCCGTTCGTTTACGACAAATTTCTCCTCTTTTTCATACTGAAAAAGTTACAAAACCATTGATTGTACTTCAGGGAGCTAAGGATCCCAGAGTTTTAAAAGTAGAATCTGATGAAATTGTAGAAGGTGTTAAGAAAAGTGGTGTTCCTGTAGAATATGTATTATTTGAGGATGAAGGTCATGGGTTTGTAAAAAAGGAAAACCAAATCGAAGCATATGGTAGAATTTTGAAGTTCTTAGACAAGTATTTAAAAAGTACAGGTACCGAAATGATTAATGATGGTAAAACTGAATCTACCAAGATTGATTCAGAGTCCTAA
- a CDS encoding MBL fold metallo-hydrolase — protein sequence MLKIFFFFTSFLYCISGISQENITLTYTGNMGVLISDHQSSVLIDGLHTKYGDDYLFPSEKVVHKINTQLQPNIILFTHYHGDHFSVPLSREYLVLNKKAVLFGANQITKNFSEFKDRVYTITTKDYTKKTIDIGKIKVTGLKINHAGKRHIEVENVGYIIEINNKKFLHVGDTNWLEEIGLFDQLKLLKENIDIAILPYWMLLQDDALILIKKYINPKTVIATHISPKIKEKELLDLKSRYPEIHFLTTLEQQIQL from the coding sequence GTGTTAAAAATATTCTTCTTTTTCACAAGCTTTCTTTATTGTATTTCTGGTATTTCGCAAGAAAATATAACGCTTACCTATACAGGTAATATGGGTGTTCTTATATCTGATCATCAATCTTCTGTATTAATTGATGGTTTACACACAAAATATGGAGACGATTATCTATTTCCTTCGGAAAAAGTAGTACATAAAATCAATACCCAATTACAACCTAATATTATTTTATTTACCCACTATCATGGAGATCATTTTAGTGTTCCATTATCACGAGAATATTTAGTCTTAAACAAAAAAGCTGTTCTTTTTGGAGCAAATCAAATCACTAAGAATTTCTCTGAGTTTAAAGATCGAGTATATACAATTACTACAAAAGATTATACTAAAAAAACTATAGATATTGGTAAGATAAAAGTTACAGGGCTTAAAATAAATCATGCTGGCAAGAGGCACATCGAAGTAGAAAATGTAGGATATATTATTGAAATAAACAATAAGAAGTTCCTTCATGTTGGAGATACCAACTGGCTCGAAGAAATTGGTTTATTTGACCAGTTAAAATTGCTTAAAGAAAATATTGACATTGCGATTCTTCCTTATTGGATGCTTTTACAGGACGATGCTCTGATATTAATCAAAAAATACATCAATCCGAAAACGGTAATTGCTACCCATATTTCGCCAAAAATAAAAGAGAAAGAGCTTTTAGATTTAAAAAGCAGATATCCCGAGATACACTTTCTCACAACATTAGAACAACAAATACAATTATAA